From Triticum urartu cultivar G1812 chromosome 2, Tu2.1, whole genome shotgun sequence, a single genomic window includes:
- the LOC125541535 gene encoding uncharacterized protein LOC125541535, producing MPATAPVGAVATIHRRTTPFKTLAPPLTLTRPSLTLPPTPSRPIFLSASPERCHCPGHLADVLSVNTATWEGVHELRSSPLHRLRPPVQAGRPHIAGSELSSPSAAVRLPPSIPSPCAPKPLNEPFLSSTTPRRMLPL from the exons ATGCCCGCCACGGCACCGGTCGGCGCCGTGGCGACCATCCACCGGCGAACCACCCCCTTCAAGACCCTGGCGCCCCCGCTAACCCTAACGCGCCCCTCCCTCACTCTCCCTCCCACACCCTCGCGCCCCATCTTCCTCTCTGCCTCGCCCGAGCGCTGCCATTGCCCTGGCCACCTCGCCGACGTGCTCTCCGTCAACACCGCGACATGGGAAGGCGTCCATGAGCTCCGCAGCTCCCCTCTGCATCGACTACGACCACCAGTTCAAGCCGGGCGCCCCCACATCGCTGGATCCGAGCTCTCTTCCCCGTCGGCCGCCGTGCGCCTCCCGCCATCGATCCCGTCTCCCTGCGCTCCTAAACCGCTCAACGAGCCTTTCTTGAGCTCCACG accccgagacggATGCTTcccttgtga